A single region of the Syntrophorhabdaceae bacterium genome encodes:
- a CDS encoding SLC13 family permease has product MWQFLSPEAAKWVTLVIFILVFAFILHRKIPIQYLSLSAAAILIGLGIISPGTAFLDNDNGVSWDVLAIYFGFGMLALVLEQSRLPGAIASWVLPRLRKEKYALLFLCVLAAFLSSFMANPVVVLMLAPLAIEMADRLKASLFLYLIALAAASNIVTTVTMMADPPALILAMQTNMSFMEFYWFQGRPGLGTLSTLGVLAAMLVLVFQFRRLDKTVDLQAPAVVVGKRSVILMVIGLIGCALAVGLKATGYTVPSVIVLTLFALFVALADTIYPETEDPGEGRMRLTLGSSAVFLLSCFALALVPNEVAAFLRWQGWVGFILGLLSLVMLRKRWFYGVKEFDWQSITFLIGIFIVIGSVNQVGLLKELTDWMTRVGLTNPIVVFVIITWMSVLLSAFIDNVPYTILMIPVCGYLAKTLNVNPFYLYFGMLIGTGIGGNLTPVGATANVLACGMLEKRGYKIDLWKYMKI; this is encoded by the coding sequence ATGTGGCAATTTCTTTCACCAGAGGCGGCAAAATGGGTCACCCTCGTCATCTTCATTCTTGTCTTCGCCTTTATTCTCCACCGTAAGATCCCGATCCAGTATCTTTCCCTGAGCGCTGCAGCGATTCTCATAGGTTTAGGAATTATAAGCCCCGGCACCGCATTTCTCGATAACGACAACGGGGTCTCGTGGGATGTGCTGGCAATCTATTTCGGCTTCGGCATGCTTGCTCTGGTACTCGAGCAAAGCCGGTTGCCGGGGGCCATCGCCAGCTGGGTCCTTCCCAGGTTGCGCAAGGAAAAATATGCCCTCCTCTTTCTCTGCGTCCTCGCCGCATTCCTCTCGAGCTTCATGGCCAATCCCGTGGTGGTGCTCATGCTTGCCCCCCTCGCCATCGAGATGGCAGACAGGCTCAAGGCCTCACTCTTTCTCTACCTTATCGCCCTGGCTGCGGCCTCGAACATTGTCACCACGGTAACGATGATGGCCGATCCTCCCGCCCTGATCCTTGCCATGCAGACCAATATGTCCTTCATGGAATTCTACTGGTTCCAGGGCAGGCCCGGGCTGGGAACGCTCTCCACCCTTGGGGTTTTAGCCGCTATGCTCGTTCTCGTCTTCCAGTTCAGGAGGCTTGATAAGACGGTCGACCTTCAGGCCCCCGCAGTGGTGGTGGGGAAAAGATCCGTCATTCTTATGGTTATCGGTCTCATCGGCTGCGCCCTGGCTGTGGGTCTCAAGGCAACCGGCTATACCGTGCCTTCCGTTATCGTGCTCACTCTCTTCGCTCTTTTTGTCGCTCTGGCGGATACAATTTATCCGGAGACCGAGGACCCCGGCGAGGGCAGGATGCGCCTTACTCTGGGATCAAGCGCCGTTTTCCTCCTGAGCTGCTTTGCCCTCGCCCTCGTGCCCAATGAAGTAGCAGCTTTCCTGAGGTGGCAGGGCTGGGTGGGCTTCATCCTCGGCCTTCTCTCCCTGGTAATGCTGAGGAAGCGCTGGTTTTACGGGGTAAAGGAATTCGACTGGCAGTCCATCACCTTTCTCATAGGCATATTCATCGTCATCGGTTCCGTAAATCAGGTGGGGCTCCTCAAGGAGCTTACCGACTGGATGACGCGGGTGGGCCTCACCAACCCCATAGTGGTATTTGTCATCATCACCTGGATGTCGGTCCTCCTGTCGGCATTTATCGACAACGTGCCCTATACGATCCTCATGATCCCTGTATGCGGCTACCTCGCAAAGACACTGAACGTCAATCCATTCTATCTCTATTTCGGGATGCTCATAGGCACCGGCATCGGAGGGAACCTGACCCCCGTGGGCGCCACCGCCAACGTCCTTGCCTGCGGCATGCTGGAGAAACGGGGCTACAAAATCGACCTCTGGAAATATATGAAGATA
- a CDS encoding pentapeptide repeat-containing protein yields MGRGGNVLTITMAVICLFVTVTVLDAFDEKQFQALKKTNNCKKCDLSGAKLNNLDMSYADISSANLSGADLSNSTFYSANLSGTNLTGANLTGANLYDANLTGANVSKANLAKANLYNATWINGKQCKTGSVGECKQ; encoded by the coding sequence ATGGGTAGAGGAGGAAATGTTTTGACCATTACTATGGCGGTTATCTGTTTATTTGTTACTGTAACGGTTCTTGACGCATTCGACGAAAAGCAATTTCAGGCCCTGAAGAAGACGAACAATTGCAAGAAGTGTGATCTTTCAGGCGCAAAACTGAATAACCTGGATATGAGCTATGCCGATATCTCCTCGGCAAATCTATCCGGAGCGGATTTGTCGAACTCAACCTTCTACAGCGCGAATTTGTCAGGCACTAACCTCACGGGAGCGAATCTGACGGGAGCGAACCTCTATGACGCCAACCTCACGGGCGCGAACGTGTCAAAAGCCAACCTCGCGAAGGCAAACCTCTATAACGCCACGTGGATAAACGGCAAGCAATGTAAGACGGGCTCGGTGGGAGAGTGCAAACAGTGA